The Coffea arabica cultivar ET-39 chromosome 8e, Coffea Arabica ET-39 HiFi, whole genome shotgun sequence genome window below encodes:
- the LOC113700762 gene encoding premnaspirodiene oxygenase-like produces MQDIFNTGTDTTSIVTEWAMSELMKNPKVMAKVQAEVRQVCKGKKTIEEKDIQKLTYLKMVVKETLRLHPPVPLIPRSNKEIKPRCQRRMCPAITFGLVNVELPLAHLLYHFDWGLPDGMKVDDLDMDESIGITVGRKNDLYLVATAYYPSWNE; encoded by the exons ATGCAGGATATATTCAATACCGGAACCGACACTACATCAATAGTAACTGAATGGGCTATGTCAGAATTGATGAAGAATCCGAAGGTAATGGCCAAGGTACAAGCAGAAGTGAGACAAGTTTGCAAGGGAAAGAAGACCATTGAGGAGAAGGATATTCAAAAACTGACCTACCTGAAGATGGTGGTTAAAGAAACTCTAAGGCTGCATCCACCTGTTCCTTTAATCCCAAGATCAAACAAGGAAATTAAACCGCGATGTCAAAGG AGGATGTGCCCAGCCATAACATTTGGTCTAGTCAATGTTGAGCTTCCCTTAGCTCATTTGCTCTACCATTTTGACTGGGGACTTCCTGATGGAATGAAGGTTGATGATCTAGACATGGATGAAAGTATTGGAATAACAGTAGGAAGGAAAAATGACCTTTACCTGGTGGCCACTGCATATTATCCTTCCTGGAATGAATGA